In one window of Pseudobythopirellula maris DNA:
- a CDS encoding glycosyltransferase family 4 protein, whose translation MHIAFLAYRVARDRLTSTEFYRQDIEILKSLGHRVTVATSLRELPRDADIVFLWWWNWLWLVGPVIKMRGTPICVTGSLEPDIYEQRSWVYRFLVRNGMRFADRSVFVSRYMIERLSELMPLKDPLLCPHIVMDEYRLATPQNTRTEQSVIFNVAWKKLRNTHRKMLPELIEAFAIVQQTRPDSRLVLAGEPMDGEGPLRRRAEELGIANQVEFLGKISKEEKISWMQRCGAYYQCSRHEGFGLAIAEAMACGAPVVVNRKTAIPEVVGPHGYYVQNESPESIALSLLEALDNAEDSRELGLLASRRIDSEFRFERRQKFLGELLDNMLSTLPKRNTRREWSADAA comes from the coding sequence ATGCATATTGCATTCCTCGCCTACCGGGTGGCCCGTGACAGGCTCACCAGCACCGAGTTCTACCGCCAGGACATCGAGATCCTCAAATCCTTGGGTCACCGTGTCACAGTAGCCACTTCGTTACGAGAGTTGCCACGCGACGCCGATATAGTTTTCCTCTGGTGGTGGAATTGGCTGTGGCTTGTTGGCCCGGTAATCAAAATGCGTGGCACACCTATTTGCGTCACCGGATCGCTGGAGCCAGACATCTACGAACAGAGGTCGTGGGTCTACCGATTCCTCGTCCGCAATGGGATGCGATTTGCCGACCGTAGTGTCTTCGTTAGCCGCTACATGATCGAACGGCTGTCTGAATTGATGCCACTGAAAGACCCATTGCTCTGCCCACACATCGTGATGGACGAGTACCGTTTAGCGACCCCGCAGAACACTCGGACGGAGCAATCCGTGATCTTCAACGTGGCCTGGAAGAAGCTCCGCAATACGCACCGAAAGATGCTCCCGGAGTTAATAGAAGCTTTCGCCATTGTCCAGCAGACACGCCCGGACTCACGCTTAGTACTGGCAGGCGAGCCGATGGACGGCGAAGGACCGCTTCGCCGTCGCGCAGAAGAACTCGGCATTGCCAATCAAGTAGAGTTCCTTGGCAAGATAAGCAAGGAAGAGAAAATCAGTTGGATGCAACGTTGCGGAGCGTATTATCAGTGCTCCCGGCACGAGGGTTTTGGCCTGGCCATCGCTGAAGCAATGGCGTGCGGAGCCCCGGTGGTCGTCAACCGGAAAACGGCCATCCCCGAGGTGGTCGGGCCGCACGGCTACTATGTGCAGAACGAATCCCCCGAATCGATCGCCTTGTCGCTGCTGGAGGCGCTTGACAACGCGGAGGATTCACGCGAACTCGGCCTGCTCGCATCGCGGCGAATTGACTCAGAGTTCCGATTCGAACGTCGACAAAAGTTCCTAGGGGAACTGTTGGACAACATGCTCTCCACGCTTCCGAAGCGGAACACA